The following are encoded together in the Vibrio zhugei genome:
- a CDS encoding tetratricopeptide repeat protein has protein sequence MFQKKKRSLLGLCLVSALSLSIAVPSVAEPNSADLPDIGTVAGSTLSINKELQYGDAYMRILRATQPIINDPVLNQYIDDLGHRLVSHADNVKTPFQFILIHNPVLNAFAFFGGHVALHSGLFLHTQTESELASVMAHEISHITQRHLARRMEEEARNTPATIAAMAGSLLLAIASPQAGIAALNATMAGHIQGQLNYSRSNEQEADRFGMRTLENAGFNVMAMPRFFSRLAAEYRYSSKPPQMLLTHPLPQSRITDTRQRAQQYKAHHPKPSLSFYLARSRVVARYSDLKPASALDWLSRHKAQAPAAMKEAFDYGQALVYLDSDKLSQAKATLFPLWKKSPDNPFYLDAMSDLYLALKQASKAQAMLNHARKNNPDSAVILINYANVLYDEGKFKAAIHVLQRYTHAHPDDVNGWDLLSKANNRLGNEQEELAARAEILALKAQWTKAIQYYTQASQLAKLGSLEQARYDARIDQLLVQRDRFTALQKN, from the coding sequence ATGTTTCAGAAAAAAAAGCGTTCATTGCTGGGCTTATGTTTGGTCTCTGCCTTATCATTGAGTATTGCAGTGCCCAGTGTAGCCGAGCCCAATAGTGCCGATTTACCAGACATTGGCACAGTGGCGGGCTCTACGTTATCCATCAACAAAGAACTCCAATACGGGGATGCTTATATGCGCATCCTCAGAGCGACTCAGCCGATCATTAACGACCCAGTATTAAATCAATATATTGATGATTTAGGGCATCGTTTAGTCTCCCACGCCGATAATGTCAAAACGCCCTTTCAATTTATTTTGATTCATAATCCGGTGCTCAATGCGTTCGCCTTTTTTGGAGGACACGTAGCCCTGCACTCTGGGCTTTTTTTACATACGCAAACAGAAAGCGAATTGGCGTCTGTCATGGCGCATGAGATCTCCCATATTACTCAGCGACATTTAGCGCGGCGCATGGAAGAAGAAGCTCGTAATACGCCAGCCACCATTGCTGCGATGGCAGGCTCCCTACTTCTGGCGATAGCCTCTCCTCAAGCAGGAATCGCGGCACTTAACGCAACCATGGCGGGTCATATTCAAGGCCAGCTCAACTACTCGCGCAGCAACGAACAAGAAGCGGATCGATTTGGCATGAGAACACTGGAAAATGCGGGGTTTAATGTCATGGCGATGCCGCGCTTTTTCAGTCGATTGGCGGCAGAATATCGCTACTCATCCAAACCACCACAAATGTTACTCACGCACCCACTGCCACAATCGAGAATTACCGATACACGGCAGCGTGCGCAGCAATATAAAGCGCATCATCCTAAGCCATCATTATCTTTCTACTTAGCTCGCTCTCGGGTCGTAGCGCGCTATAGCGACTTAAAGCCGGCCTCCGCGCTAGACTGGCTATCACGCCATAAGGCGCAGGCACCCGCCGCGATGAAGGAGGCCTTTGATTATGGCCAAGCCTTGGTGTACTTGGACAGCGATAAACTGTCTCAAGCTAAAGCCACATTATTTCCTCTATGGAAAAAATCGCCTGATAACCCGTTTTATCTCGATGCCATGAGTGATTTATATTTAGCGTTGAAGCAAGCTTCTAAAGCACAAGCTATGCTTAATCATGCACGCAAAAATAACCCTGATAGCGCGGTCATTTTGATTAACTACGCCAATGTGTTGTATGACGAGGGGAAATTTAAAGCGGCGATTCATGTCCTACAGCGTTACACTCATGCTCATCCAGATGATGTTAACGGCTGGGATTTACTATCCAAAGCGAACAACCGCCTAGGGAATGAACAAGAAGAATTAGCTGCGCGCGCCGAAATTTTGGCATTAAAAGCACAGTGGACAAAAGCGATTCAATACTATACTC